The window CGGACGCCGCATTTCATTTCGCTCCGCCGGCTGGAGTGCCGGTAGTCGACGCGTTGCCGCCGGTGTAGAAACAGCTCGTTGGCGGGTTAGCGCCGCTCGCGCAGCGTTAGCGAGTTGGCGGTGCGACACCGCTGCATCGTTGACCTTATTCGTATCGCAGAGCTTCGATTGGATCGAGGTTCGCGGCGCGGATGGCCGGAATCATGCCGCTGACGAGGCCAGTGACAACGAGAATTCCCGTAGCAACCATCACCGATGTCGGCGAGATGCGCAGATAGATATCCGCGTCCTCCGCGTGGGTGGCCATGGCGCTGTAGAAGGTAATCCGCCCCACTGCCACCGACACCACCTCAGCGAGGATGATACCGAGCGCGCCGCCCACCCCGGTAATCACAAACGCCTCCGCCAGGAACTGCGTCAGGATATGCCGCTTGTGCGCCCCCAGCGCCTTCTCGATCCCAATCTCGCGTGTGCGCTGCTGCACCGCCACGAACATGATGTTCATCAGTCCGATGCCGGCAATGCCCAGCGTCAGCGCGCCCACCAGGGCCAGCAAAACCTGCAAGGCAATCGAAAGAATGCGGAACTGGCTCAGCTCTTCCATGATGTTTGCCACATAAATCGCGCGGTGATCCGAGGGCCGGAAGTGATGTGCCGCGGCGAGTGTGGCGCGCAGATTTTTTTCCACCAGCTCGTAATTTCCGACGTAGTTCAACCAGATGCCGTCGAGGTACTTGGTGTCTTTAATGTCGCCCATGGTGCTGAAGGGGATGTAGACCTGGCGGTTGTTATCGTTGTCTCCCTCCTGCATCTTGGATTCGAGCACGCCGACCACCGTGAACCGAATGCCATTGAGGCGGATCGACTGCCCGATCGGATACTGGCCGGAGAAAAGCTTCGTTTTCGATTCCGCTCCGATGACGGCCACATGCGCTCTTTGCGCCTCTTCGGCCCCGTTGAAGAAGCGTCCGGTCTCGACCGGCAGATGCATCACCTCTTCGGCCACCGGCAGCACGCCGTTCACCGTCCAGGTGTAGGTGTGCAGATCGTCCTGCACCGGCACATCCTTATTCACTGTCGGCGTAATGTGGACCATTCCCGGTACGCTGTTCGCCAGCAGGTCCACGTCGTCCTGCGTAAATCGCACCTGCACTCCCGCCTTGTCTCCACCCGCCTGCTCGCTGGTGCGGCCGGGGAAGGTCCCGATCAGCGTCGTGCCCCACTGCGCGAAGATAGCTTCAATCGCCCGGCTGAAGCCTGCTCCATACGCCAGCAACAGCACCACTGTGGCAATGCCCCACGCCATGCCAATGATCGTGATGGTGGTGCGGCGGCGGTTGTAAACCATCGCCTCCCAGGCCTGACCGAGAATATCTTTCAGCATTGCAATTCCCTTCCCGCTATTCTCTGCGAAGTGCTTCTACCGGTTCCAGCGCAGCGGCCATGCTTGCTGGGTAGACGCCGGCGACGATGCCGCAGATGGCTAGCGAACCCAGCGCCAGCGCCGCCGACCACCAAACGAGTTGAGGCGGGTCGAAGCCCGGCATCTTACCTGTAAGCAGCCCTTGCAGGATCGCCATGAATCCTGCCGAAATGCCAATGCCTATGATCCCGCTCACGCCGGTCAGGATCAGCCCCTCCCAGAAAAACTGCGCCAGAATGCTGCCTTTGGTCGCGCCCAGCGCCTTGCGCAGCCCGATCTCACGCGTTCGCTCCGTCACCGAAACCAGCATGATGTTGATAATCCCCACCGCTCCGAGGCCGAGCGTAACGATGCCTACTCCGCCGAGGAAGAGGTCCATGGCGTCAAAGATCACATCCACCAGATGGCTGGTGTGAATACTGTCAAACTCATCGAATGCGTCCTTGAGCGAAGGATCGAAGTCGTGATTGTGTCCCAGCACCCGGTGCACCGCAGGCACAGCCGCGTCGCTGTTACCCTTGGTCGCAGGCTGATATTGAATCGTGTTCACCGCATCCTTCGGGATGTTTTCGCCCTTCATGGCGAATAGTTCCTGCGCGGTGGTGAGCGGGATATAGACCTTTTGGTCGTCGAAATCCTGACCGCCTCGGGCGATGGTGGCCACGCTACCGACTACCGTGAACCTCGTTCCGTTGATGGTGATCGATTCGCCCAGAAAGGGATGCCCCGGATAGAGTGTATGCGCAGCTTTCGAACCCAGGACCGCCACGCGGCGATGTTCGGTCAAATCCGCATCGTCCAGAAAACGGCCCTGTGCAACCGGGACGAACCGGATTTCCGAGAAATTTGGCTCTACGCCTAAAACCAGCATGGAAGTATTGGACCAGGCGCTCACCTCGTACAAGTCGTTCCGGTTCAGAGTAGCCGTCACCGAGCGAAGCTCCGGCAGCTTGCGCATATCAATCTCGTCCCGCAACGTGAGCTTGTACGGGCGCATCGCTGTGTGCTGGTTGGGCAGCGCCGGAATCGTCGCGTTGAAGGTCATCACCACATCGTTGCCGATACTGGCCAGGTTGCGCCGTTGCCCGGAACGAAAGCCCTCGCCCAGACCTACCAGAACCAGAAGCGAACCCACTCCCCACGCGATGCCGAACATGGTGAGGAAGGTGCGCAGCTTGTTGGCCATCATGGCGCGGAAGACTTCCCCGAGAATGTCACCAAAGTTTTGCATAGGAGGATCGCAGGCTCAGCTTGCCCGACGGCATGCTGAGGAGTTGTACGCAGAAAGGGAGCGGCCGGTTCCGTAGACTGGATCGCAAACCGGATCGCACGGCTGGTTCTGGATCTGGTTCTGCGTTTTGGACGGATTTGCAACAGGACGGTTAACGGCTTTGCTGCGAATCTTTAAGGCTTTCCCTATCGGAAAAGCGGCTCTGCGGCATCGAGTTCTACTTTGGGCGCATATCCGAGCTGCTGCCAGAATTCGCAGACCAGAGCTCGCGCTTCCGGGGTGGTCTGGCTGGTGACGCGGATGGGAATCTCTGCTGCTTTCAGGGAAAGCTGTGCGGCTTTCAGATCGATTCCGATGCACTGGCCGGGACGATAGGTGCAACTGGCGAGATCGGCGATGGAGAGACTTGTCGTCGGCGTGGCGAAGACCGTGCGCGGCGGCGCCATGCGATCCAGCAAGCTGAAGATTTCCAGCTTGGATTCGAGTTCATCAGGGACGCAGTCGATGGCCAGGTCGGCATGCCGCACTGCCTCCTCGACGGTGCGGGCAAAGCTCACCAGCGGCATCGCTTCCGGGCCTAGTTCTTCGCGCAGAGACTCCTCGGCGTGACGGAGGCTGGACGGCATCACGTCTTCCAGGATGACTCTAAAGCCTGCGCTTGCGGCATGTCGAGCGAGTTGGCGGCCCAGCGGACCTGCGCCAATGATTGCGACTGTAATTAGGGCAGTGGTCAAGCAATTCACCCGAGAATCTTCAAGCTCCGGACGGAAACAGCCAGCGCCGACGGCGGGAAATACCGGCTACTTGGCGGCAAGCGCGTCGAGAACATCCTTGGCGCTAGGTTTGGCCTGGGCGAGATGCGCGGAGACACGTGCCCGCTCCTCATCGGTCAATGTGGCTACTCCGGTGAGAATGCGGCGCAGCGTTACGGACACGTCATCGATGTAATTCATCAGGCGGATTGCTTCTCCGGTGAGTGGCATGGTGGGGATCCTCGCAGGTGATTAATTCAAGCTCTATTGTCCGTGGTTGGGGTGTGGGGTGTAAAGGCTGGCTACGCGGTGTTACCACCGCACGCGAACCAAGGCGACTCCCTGACGCGGAAGAGTCAGGCTGATTTCGGTCGTGCCGTTCGCCACGGGGACGGAATGAGGCGCAACGATCTGTTCCAACGCACCGGAAGCTTCGAGCTTCTGTTGCTGCTCGGTCGTCGGCTGGGCCGGGCTGCCCATCTGTTGCCACACCGCATAGGAATTGCTGTGACTCGCATCCATGCGGAACTCCTCGGCGGTGGCTGATTCGCCGGATAATCCTTCGAGCCTGAGTTGGATGGCGGCTTCCGCACCGGAGATATCGTCATCGTGATAGTGCCAGATTAGAATTCTGGCTTCATGATGCTTGTCTGGAGTTGTCTGCGTTGTGGCGACGGCGTTAATATCCGGCGAACCGACGGCTCCTACTTGTTCGATATCTTCTAAAGAAAGTGCGCCGGAGCTATCAGTCTGCGCCCAGTTACCGCCTAACATGCCCATCATGCGGAAGACGTTTAGAACTGGCTTGTCGATGCCATTGGTGGCTAACTCGCGAAAGCCTGCAAAATAGGGTTGGTCTTCGAACTCGAAGGCCCATGTTACCGAGCCTTCGACGGTCAGCCCGTATTTGCGGGCGAGTTCGTAGGTGCGCATGGTGGCTTCGGCGACGCTCACGCCGTAGAGCGGTCCATTGCGATAGCCGTTTTCCGGTCCTTTGCAGGCAGCGCAGCCTTCGGGGTCGCTTTCGCCGAGGACGATCGGCGTATTCCTCCACTCGGGATAGCTTGCAATAATTCGCATCCCGCGATCAACGGCGCGAAGCTGATGGCCAATGTCCATGCGGACGTGGCCATTCACGGAAACTGGCCTGCCCTTGGGGTGATAGCTGATGAAGTCGAGCGGCGTGCCGGTCTTGCCGGTCGCGGTGTTTACTCCGTGGGCGCAGTGCTCCAGAAACTGGCGCAGGAAGGCTTCGGCGCGGCTGGATGCTACTCCGGTCGATTCGGGACCGCCGATGCGCGCGTTCGGCAGCACGGTGCGGATTGCGTTGGCGCTTACATCGTATAAGTGGTCGTACTCTTCGGGCGTTCCGTGCCAGTAGCCGATATCCGGCTCATTCCAGATTTCCCACATCCATTGGTCGACGCTTGCGCCATATCGCTGCCTGAGGTGCGCGGCGTATGCGCCGACTAACTTCGCCCACTTATCGTAGTCCTTCGGAGGATAACTCCAGCCGGTGTAGATGTCGCCTTTGGGAAAGGTGTGACGATAGGGCTCCGGATGGATTGAAAGAGCTTCGGGCATGAAGCCAATCTCGACCAGAGGACGCACATGGGCAGCAGTGAGGGCGTCGAAAATGTGGTCGGTGATGGTCCAGTCATAAACGACAGTTCCGTCGGGCTTTTCGGTATAGGCGTTGGTCGAGCCCCACTTAAGCGAACCTTCACCGTTGCCGCTTGTCAGCAGGTTATGCGGACGGAAATAGACGGGAACGGGGCTCAGAGCGCTGAGTTCATGAAGCAGTTTCTGGCCGTTTGGGGCTGAGATGTAATTCGGCTCATCCGCGCCGAAGAAATTCCAGATGGGCTTGTAGGGACCCATGGTTTTGTCGGCGTGAACGGTGATGGTGACGGGCCGGGGTGGCTGCGCGTAGACAGTAGGGGGCAGGAGTCCGCAAGCGATGGCTCCGGCAAGGGTCCAGGCAATTCCGGCTGGCAGTATTGGGTTGAATCGCAATGCTCTCGCTCCAGGGAAACGATTTCTGATATTGATTCGACAGGAGCGATATTAACGCATTTGGAGCCTAAGGAGTCTCAACGGGGCCGCGCCGAAAGAGAATCGTGCCTTCCTCGTAGCCAGTGCCTGCGGGCGCGAAGCCAGTCTTTTCGAGTACGCGGATCGACCCGCGCAGATGAGGAAAGGTTTGCGCGACGAAGGCTCGAATCTTTCGGCGCGATTGAAGCCACGGGAGCATCGCGACGACGGCCTCGGACGCAAAACCCTGGCGCTGCCAGACTGGAAGGATTCCATAGCCGATCTCTGCTTCTCCTGTGTCGGGCTTCGGCAGTCCGCAACCGAAGGTGCCGATGAGCGTGCGACCGGTTTCATGGCGGACGGCCAGATAGCGGCACCAGCCAATCGCTTCCGGGGTCTCGGCAAAGAGTTTCAACAGGTATTCGAAGACATGCAGCTCCCAATTCTCGTGCGGCCACTCGTCGGGAACTTCAGCGCCGAGGACGCTTCCTAGTTCGATTCTCATGGCCGGGCTGTTTCGCCGTTGAATGAGGAGCGATTCGGGCGTGACGGCGACGAGGTCAAGACGCGGCGTGGCGATGTCCTCGAAGATGGGCATCGGTGGGAATATCGAGGGTCTGTGTGCCTGATTGTGGATCATTTGTTCGCTCTCGGATTACCGGCCTTCCGGCCTGGGTTCAAAAATCGGGCATAGCCTTCTTGCCGCAGTGAATGGCGGTGAAGTGCTTCGGGCGCGAATCTAGCGAGAGACGATCATAGGCAACGACGAAATGGTAGCATGTCCCGATGCGCCCAAAATCAAGTGCTTTCGCCCCAGCAAAATCGATAGCTATTCTGGCCGTGTCCAATCACTCAGTGATGAAAGATCTGATGAGGTTGAAATTGGCGGCTGGGAAGAATGTGTTGACCGTTCACATCTTGACCGAAGGCAATATGAATCTGGCCTATTTCCAGTTCAAAGAAGCTTAATTAGTGGCCTTGGAATGTCTGGATGAGCAGCCAGATGTTCAGGCCAGCGATGACTACGGCTACCGTCCATGACAGCCATTTGAGCCATGCGGCGTTTACGAACTGACCCATCTTGCGGCGGTCGCTGGTGAAGGCTACCAGCGGGAAAACGGCGAAGCTGAGTTGCATGCTCAGGACGACCTGGCTGAAAATCAGGAGCTTTGCGGTGCCGTGTTCTCCGTAGAGCGCGACGACGATTATGGTGGGAATGATGGCGGCGAGGCGCGTGATCAGGCGGCGCTGCCACTGGGGCAGGCGGATGTTGAGAAAGCCTTCCATGACGACCTGGCCGGCGAGGGTTCCGGTCAGAGTCGAGTTCTGGCCGGAGGCGAGAAGCGCGATGGCGAAGAGGCCGCTGGCGGCTCCGACGCCGAGCAACGGGGAAAGCAGCCGGAAGGCATCTTCGATTTCGGCGACCTCGGTGTGGCCGCTGCGATGGAAGACAGCGGCTGCGACGACCAGAATCGCAGCGTTGACGAATAGAGCCATGGTCAAGGCCGCGGCTGAGTCCCAGTTGGCGAAGCGGATGGCTTCGCGCTTGCCTTCGGTTGTGCGGGGGTAGTCGCGTGTCTGGACGATGGCCGAGTGCAGATACAGGTTGTGCGGCATGACGGTCGCGCCGAGGATGCCGATGCCGATGTAGAGCATTTCGGGGTCGGTGAGCAGGCGGCTTTGCGGAATTAGCAGGTTGGCGAGAATGGGCGCGTATTCGGGGCGGGAGAGGAAGATTTCTATGCCGAAGAGCGCGGCGATGGTGCCGATGAGCACGATGACCAGCGCTTCGAGATAGCGGAAGCCACGATTTTGCAGGAGCAGGATGAAAAGCACGTCGACACCGGTGATAAGCACGCCGATCATCAGCGGGATGTGGAAGAGCAGTTGCAGCGCGATGGCCGAGCCGATGACTTCTGCAAGGTCGCAAGCGGCGATGGCGATTTCTGCGATGAACCAGAGGGCGTAGGCTACCGGGCGGCTGGAGTTGGCGCGGCAGGCCTGGGCTAGGTCCTGTTCGGTGGCGACGCCTAATTTGATGGCCAGGCTTTGCAGCAGGATGGCCATCAGGTTCGAGAGCATGATGACGAAGAGCAGGGTGTAGCCGTAGCGCGAACCGGCGGCGAGGTCCGTGGCCCAATTGCCGGGGTCCATGTAGCCGACGGAGATCAGGAAGCCGGGGCCGATGAAACCGAGGAGGCGGCGCCAGAGATGCGGCGATTGAGAGACGCGCACCGAGGAAAAAATGTCCGGCATGGAGGGGCGAAGGACTTCGACAGGGATTTCGCCGGACGGATTTTCGGTCATCTGGGTCGCCATGGTTTAGAGGGACGGACTTGCCCCCTTAGCAAGAGTATGCCATAGGGCATTAACCATGGTTAATAAATATTATTTGCCGCGTTTTATCTCATCGAATCTTTTGCGCCGTCCCGAAGTGGGACTCGTTTGACCCAGACGCGTTCGGCGGCGGGGCGGCCCAGGGTGGTTGATCCGAGGGGAGTTTCGATGGAGACGGTCTGGTCGTAGTTTTTGGCGACGAGGCGGATACGGGTGGTGGGGCTGATGCCGGACTGGTAGAGGAAAACGAGCAGTTTGGGGTCGCGTTCGTAGAGTGAGGTGACGACGTAATCGGCGTTTTCGGCGGCTTCGGAGAGTTGGATCAGGCCACGGCGGCGGCGCTGAGTCGGGCTTTCGGGAAGGACGGTGTTGCCGTGGGGGCAGGTTCCCTGTTCGCCGAGTTTTTCGATGAGGCGGGCTTCGAAGGCGGGTGAGACGGCGTGTTCGAGGCGCTCGGCTTCGGCATGGATTTCGTACCACTCCATGCCGAAGATTTCGGAGAGCATGCGTTCGATGAGGTGATGGCGGAGGGCGGTGCGGTAGGCGGTCTCTTTGCCGCTCGCGGTTAGTCGGACGATGCCGTCGGGCTTGACTTCGACGAAGCCGTCACGTTTGAGGCGCTTGAGGGCCATGGTGACGGCTGGGGCGGAGACGGAAAGCCAATGGGCGAGCGTGGCCGGGATGACGTGAAGGCCTTCGGATTCAGCTTCGAGGATGGCTTTGAGGTAGTCCTCTTTGGAGACGGTGATGGATTCGGTCATGGTTTGCGGCGCTTACGGGGGCAGATTTGGGGCTGACTTCTGGTTTTCAGGTTGCATTCGAATGATAGAGAAGATCGCGGGCGGATGCGAATTGGAGTCTGGTCAGTTTGAGAAAGGCAAGCCCTCAGGGGCTAAAGCCCCTTGATATTGCATGGCTTAATGTACGGGCTAAAGCCCGTACCCTTCAATCTCAAGTCCATCCCCTCCACGCTGAAGCCCTGCCCTTCAAACTGACCCACTACTCGAATTGGTGTGCCGTAGGAGAAAAAAAAAACCGGTCAATCTTCAGGGTGGGGGTAGGGGGTACCTTGTTTTTGTTGTATCTGTTTCATTATGCTGGAGTTAATGACGAAATTGGGTGTGAAATATGCTCATTTTCAGGGGGTTTTGGGGCTGTTTTTGTGCTGGATTTGTTCTTCTTTCTTAGCAGCGAACTGTGGGCGGCGGAGGCGATCTGGGCGGCGTAAAGAAGCCGGGCGGCATCTGAGCCGTTGATGGCGTCGATGAGCATGGCGTGGGCGACGCAGGCGATGAAATCGCGGATGTTCTTTGGGCCGGAGAGCGGCGGCATGGCGTTCCGATAGGCGATTTTGGCTGCACGCTCACTGTCCCACTTGTTCTCCCCCTGCTTGGCGGCTGAGCTGTGAGCAGTTGTGTAGGCCTGGGAGCAGCGAGCGACGGCGGGGTTGGCGGCGGCGGGACAGGAAAGATCGAAGGGTTCCGCGGGTTTTGCCGGTGTGACCAAGGCCTGCTGTACATATTTGGCCAGTTTGGTTCTCACTGATTCTTTGGAATATTCGACGGTTGCAGTTTGCGTGCCTTCTGACATTCGCTTGACTCCTTCGGCGGCTGGAACCGGTGTTGAAGATTTATGGCAGCCGACTCTCTTCATTGTGCTGGAATTGTGGGTAATTCTACGCAAATGAAAGGTTGGTGAGATGGCAGGAGCTAAATGTGTCGGATCACCGTATAGACTTCATTCCCACAAAGGGTGAGTTTCGGGACGCATAGAAAACGGCTGATATGTTTGGAGTGAAAAGCGGCTAACGCAATAGAGGGCACAAATGGTTCGAGAAGAAGCATCAGACGCCAGAGAAAAGTTCGAGTTTACTATCACCCCATTTGTGAGTGGCGGGTTTCTTCTTTCAATACATTTCTGCGGGGACGGACGCAGCAACATAACGGGTGCTGGAGTATGGCCGACGATTGAGAAGGCCAAACAAATTGCGCTGGAGACTTCGCATCGACTTCTGAATGGCGCGACTGTTGAATGGCAAGATTGAGTTGTCTCGAAAAGGGTAAGTTTCGGGGCGATTCGCGGCCCCGCTGTCTGATGCAAACCGAGAGATGTGGCGCTGTGGAAACCCAGGTCTCAGAAGCGAGACCTGGGGCACCCATGCTTCGATTATTCAGATCTTGGCCACCCGCCGATGGATATTCGGAACGCTTGAGCCTTCGTTTACAGTGGCTTCGCTGTTTGTCCCGAAACTTACCCTTTGCGGGACGGTCAAACGCCGAACTGGCGCAAATGATGGTCAAGGTGTTTGTACATTAAAATCGCCCACTCCTCCGGCGTCATCTTTCCAAAGAAAGTATGCGGATTGCTCGTACACCCTGCCGCCCCTCCCGCCGCAAATTTGTCAATTAGTCCCGATAACCGGTCCCGTTCCTTGCCCAAATCTCGTTCGTCGGCCACGATGAGGCTTCTGGCTGTTGGCGAATTCTTCCGGATCGGGTCTTCGTTCCGAAACACAATCGGCTTGATCAGCCGCCCCATCAGACGTGCGGGTAGCGCTCCCTTTTCTGGCACCACTTCTCCGACCGCCCACTGCATACTCACCGAGCAATGCGCCAGCATCTGCGCCGCGGTCATCGTGCCCCAGCGCCTCTCACTTTGCGGCTCCAATTGTCCCAGCCGGGTTTTTACCTGATTCGCGACCGTCGCATCGAACAGGTTTTTCATGATCCCATGACTCCTTTGAATGAGAGTAACGGAGAGCCCGTCTCAGAGATAGGTCATTGAAAGATCATTTTTCTGCGGTTCGCTAATTGAATATCCGAACAGGCGCAGTTTCACAACTTACCCTTGGTGAGACTCAGGCAGCGTCGTCATCTTCAGGAATCTTGCCGGATGCAGTTTCGCTGGGATAGTTGAAGAGGAGTTGATTGCCG is drawn from Acidicapsa acidisoli and contains these coding sequences:
- a CDS encoding ABC transporter permease, encoding MLKDILGQAWEAMVYNRRRTTITIIGMAWGIATVVLLLAYGAGFSRAIEAIFAQWGTTLIGTFPGRTSEQAGGDKAGVQVRFTQDDVDLLANSVPGMVHITPTVNKDVPVQDDLHTYTWTVNGVLPVAEEVMHLPVETGRFFNGAEEAQRAHVAVIGAESKTKLFSGQYPIGQSIRLNGIRFTVVGVLESKMQEGDNDNNRQVYIPFSTMGDIKDTKYLDGIWLNYVGNYELVEKNLRATLAAAHHFRPSDHRAIYVANIMEELSQFRILSIALQVLLALVGALTLGIAGIGLMNIMFVAVQQRTREIGIEKALGAHKRHILTQFLAEAFVITGVGGALGIILAEVVSVAVGRITFYSAMATHAEDADIYLRISPTSVMVATGILVVTGLVSGMIPAIRAANLDPIEALRYE
- a CDS encoding ABC transporter permease, with translation MQNFGDILGEVFRAMMANKLRTFLTMFGIAWGVGSLLVLVGLGEGFRSGQRRNLASIGNDVVMTFNATIPALPNQHTAMRPYKLTLRDEIDMRKLPELRSVTATLNRNDLYEVSAWSNTSMLVLGVEPNFSEIRFVPVAQGRFLDDADLTEHRRVAVLGSKAAHTLYPGHPFLGESITINGTRFTVVGSVATIARGGQDFDDQKVYIPLTTAQELFAMKGENIPKDAVNTIQYQPATKGNSDAAVPAVHRVLGHNHDFDPSLKDAFDEFDSIHTSHLVDVIFDAMDLFLGGVGIVTLGLGAVGIINIMLVSVTERTREIGLRKALGATKGSILAQFFWEGLILTGVSGIIGIGISAGFMAILQGLLTGKMPGFDPPQLVWWSAALALGSLAICGIVAGVYPASMAAALEPVEALRRE
- a CDS encoding 3-hydroxyacyl-CoA dehydrogenase NAD-binding domain-containing protein, with the translated sequence MTTALITVAIIGAGPLGRQLARHAASAGFRVILEDVMPSSLRHAEESLREELGPEAMPLVSFARTVEEAVRHADLAIDCVPDELESKLEIFSLLDRMAPPRTVFATPTTSLSIADLASCTYRPGQCIGIDLKAAQLSLKAAEIPIRVTSQTTPEARALVCEFWQQLGYAPKVELDAAEPLFR
- a CDS encoding GH39 family glycosyl hydrolase; translation: MRFNPILPAGIAWTLAGAIACGLLPPTVYAQPPRPVTITVHADKTMGPYKPIWNFFGADEPNYISAPNGQKLLHELSALSPVPVYFRPHNLLTSGNGEGSLKWGSTNAYTEKPDGTVVYDWTITDHIFDALTAAHVRPLVEIGFMPEALSIHPEPYRHTFPKGDIYTGWSYPPKDYDKWAKLVGAYAAHLRQRYGASVDQWMWEIWNEPDIGYWHGTPEEYDHLYDVSANAIRTVLPNARIGGPESTGVASSRAEAFLRQFLEHCAHGVNTATGKTGTPLDFISYHPKGRPVSVNGHVRMDIGHQLRAVDRGMRIIASYPEWRNTPIVLGESDPEGCAACKGPENGYRNGPLYGVSVAEATMRTYELARKYGLTVEGSVTWAFEFEDQPYFAGFRELATNGIDKPVLNVFRMMGMLGGNWAQTDSSGALSLEDIEQVGAVGSPDINAVATTQTTPDKHHEARILIWHYHDDDISGAEAAIQLRLEGLSGESATAEEFRMDASHSNSYAVWQQMGSPAQPTTEQQQKLEASGALEQIVAPHSVPVANGTTEISLTLPRQGVALVRVRW
- a CDS encoding GNAT family N-acetyltransferase; protein product: MPIFEDIATPRLDLVAVTPESLLIQRRNSPAMRIELGSVLGAEVPDEWPHENWELHVFEYLLKLFAETPEAIGWCRYLAVRHETGRTLIGTFGCGLPKPDTGEAEIGYGILPVWQRQGFASEAVVAMLPWLQSRRKIRAFVAQTFPHLRGSIRVLEKTGFAPAGTGYEEGTILFRRGPVETP
- a CDS encoding Nramp family divalent metal transporter; translated protein: MTENPSGEIPVEVLRPSMPDIFSSVRVSQSPHLWRRLLGFIGPGFLISVGYMDPGNWATDLAAGSRYGYTLLFVIMLSNLMAILLQSLAIKLGVATEQDLAQACRANSSRPVAYALWFIAEIAIAACDLAEVIGSAIALQLLFHIPLMIGVLITGVDVLFILLLQNRGFRYLEALVIVLIGTIAALFGIEIFLSRPEYAPILANLLIPQSRLLTDPEMLYIGIGILGATVMPHNLYLHSAIVQTRDYPRTTEGKREAIRFANWDSAAALTMALFVNAAILVVAAAVFHRSGHTEVAEIEDAFRLLSPLLGVGAASGLFAIALLASGQNSTLTGTLAGQVVMEGFLNIRLPQWQRRLITRLAAIIPTIIVVALYGEHGTAKLLIFSQVVLSMQLSFAVFPLVAFTSDRRKMGQFVNAAWLKWLSWTVAVVIAGLNIWLLIQTFQGH
- a CDS encoding metal-dependent transcriptional regulator is translated as MTESITVSKEDYLKAILEAESEGLHVIPATLAHWLSVSAPAVTMALKRLKRDGFVEVKPDGIVRLTASGKETAYRTALRHHLIERMLSEIFGMEWYEIHAEAERLEHAVSPAFEARLIEKLGEQGTCPHGNTVLPESPTQRRRRGLIQLSEAAENADYVVTSLYERDPKLLVFLYQSGISPTTRIRLVAKNYDQTVSIETPLGSTTLGRPAAERVWVKRVPLRDGAKDSMR
- a CDS encoding DUF1569 domain-containing protein, producing the protein MKNLFDATVANQVKTRLGQLEPQSERRWGTMTAAQMLAHCSVSMQWAVGEVVPEKGALPARLMGRLIKPIVFRNEDPIRKNSPTARSLIVADERDLGKERDRLSGLIDKFAAGGAAGCTSNPHTFFGKMTPEEWAILMYKHLDHHLRQFGV